In Paracoccaceae bacterium Fryx2, a single genomic region encodes these proteins:
- a CDS encoding cytochrome c, with translation MRRISGLVVAAGLLAGQTAAQDADKGRDLYLRHCASCHGEAGQGNGPMAPTLTLQPPDLTALTERNNGVFPTVRVVMRIDGREPLVAHGSPMPVYGPFFEGIFAAMKAPDGMPIITSQPVVDLVAWLESVQK, from the coding sequence ATGCGGAGAATATCAGGATTGGTCGTGGCGGCGGGGCTGCTGGCAGGGCAGACCGCGGCACAGGATGCCGACAAGGGGCGGGATCTGTATCTGCGGCATTGTGCAAGCTGCCATGGCGAGGCGGGGCAGGGCAACGGCCCGATGGCACCGACGCTGACGCTTCAACCCCCCGACCTGACCGCGCTGACCGAGCGGAACAACGGGGTCTTCCCGACGGTGCGGGTGGTGATGCGGATCGACGGGCGCGAACCGCTGGTGGCGCACGGCAGCCCGATGCCGGTCTATGGCCCGTTCTTCGAAGGCATCTTTGCGGCGATGAAGGCCCCCGACGGAATGCCGATCATCACCAGCCAGCCGGTCGTCGATCTGGTCGCCTGGCTGGAAAGCGTGCAGAAGTGA
- a CDS encoding HlyD family efflux transporter periplasmic adaptor subunit — translation MPTKPRTILVLAIGAALLGGLIHVGFRSDPVPVDLHRVARGPMQVTVDVEGRTRIRDIYEIAAPISGVARRSPVAVGDPVIRGQTVVAVVEPIAPGLLDARSRMQADAAIKEAEAALQVAETDLTRLEQERTHRQTQFERTRTLVTRGVSSLTQLEDAAQDLAIAETAVENARARVGMAHGALARAAAAVIEPDGGPLAGPAACCVTLTAPVDGVVLAVDTISARPVAAGARLATVGDPADLVIVADLLSSDAVRLPARAGAVVERWGGEPALSALLHHVEPTARTHVSALGIEEQRVDALFDMTSPPQDRPGLGDGFSVFLRIIEWQGDHVLQVPLSATFRDGGAWSVFVVAEGRAWLRPVTLGRRNARFAAVTGGLTEGDLVVTHPGDALADGVRVAERDAG, via the coding sequence ATGCCGACGAAGCCGCGCACCATCCTGGTCCTTGCCATCGGCGCCGCGCTGCTGGGCGGGCTGATCCATGTCGGGTTCCGCAGCGACCCGGTGCCGGTCGATCTGCACCGGGTGGCGCGCGGACCGATGCAGGTGACCGTCGATGTCGAGGGCCGCACCCGCATCCGCGACATCTACGAGATCGCGGCTCCGATTTCCGGCGTTGCCCGCCGGTCGCCGGTCGCGGTCGGTGACCCGGTGATCCGCGGCCAGACCGTGGTGGCGGTGGTCGAGCCCATCGCCCCCGGCCTGCTGGACGCCCGCAGCCGTATGCAGGCCGATGCCGCCATCAAGGAGGCCGAGGCGGCCCTGCAGGTGGCCGAGACCGACCTGACCCGGCTGGAGCAGGAACGCACCCACCGTCAGACGCAGTTCGAGCGCACCCGCACCCTGGTCACGCGCGGCGTCAGCAGCCTGACCCAGCTTGAAGACGCCGCGCAGGATCTGGCGATTGCCGAAACCGCAGTCGAGAATGCGCGTGCCCGCGTCGGCATGGCGCACGGCGCGCTGGCCCGGGCGGCGGCGGCGGTGATCGAACCCGACGGCGGCCCGCTGGCCGGACCCGCCGCCTGCTGCGTGACGCTGACGGCGCCGGTGGACGGCGTGGTGCTGGCGGTCGACACGATCAGCGCCCGCCCGGTCGCTGCCGGGGCGCGGCTGGCCACGGTCGGAGATCCGGCCGATCTGGTGATCGTGGCGGACCTGCTGTCGTCCGATGCCGTCCGCCTGCCTGCCCGTGCCGGGGCGGTGGTGGAACGCTGGGGCGGCGAGCCCGCGCTGAGCGCGCTGCTGCACCATGTCGAGCCGACCGCCCGCACCCATGTCTCGGCCCTGGGGATCGAGGAGCAGCGGGTGGATGCGCTGTTCGACATGACCTCGCCGCCGCAGGACCGGCCGGGGCTGGGCGACGGATTTTCGGTGTTCCTGCGCATCATCGAATGGCAGGGCGACCATGTGCTTCAGGTGCCGCTTTCGGCCACGTTCCGCGATGGCGGGGCGTGGTCGGTGTTCGTGGTGGCCGAGGGCCGGGCCTGGCTGCGCCCCGTGACCCTCGGGCGGCGCAACGCCCGCTTTGCCGCGGTGACCGGCGGGCTGACCGAAGGCGATCTGGTCGTGACGCATCCCGGCGACGCGCTTGCGGATGGTGTCCGCGTGGCCGAACGCGACGCCGGCTAG
- the pgi gene encoding glucose-6-phosphate isomerase produces the protein MTTVSGDGDAVWAALAARHDAVKERPILDLFADPGRAQAFSARLDDLLFDFSKTNIDAETLDLLVQLAEGAGVASHREAMFAGAKINQTEGRSVLHTALRNLDASVVVDGQDVMPEVRTTHARMQTFAADVREGRVVGQGGAISDVVNIGIGGSDLGPAMAVTALAPYGDGPRCHFVSNVDGAHVHDVLRGLNPETTLVLVASKTFTTIETMTNAATARSWMAGRVGDPAAQFAAVSTAADKTAAFGIPPERVFGFGDWVGGRYSVWGPVGLSLMIAIGPDAFDDFLRGGAEIDAHFRSAPFGQNLPVLLALVGLWHNQICGHATRAVLPYDQRLSRLPAYLQQLEMESNGKRVGMDGRDLARHSGPVVWGEPGTNGQHAFYQLIHQGTRPVPCEFLLAREGHEPDLAHQHRLLIANCLAQSEALLRGRSLAEATELMAARGLNGAECDRQARHRVFPGNRPSTTLLYPKLTPAVLGRIIALYEHRVFVEGVILGLNSFDQWGVELGKELAVALLPILEGQASAAGKDGSTQMLLDYLTASA, from the coding sequence ATGACGACGGTTTCAGGCGACGGCGATGCGGTCTGGGCGGCGCTGGCGGCGCGGCACGACGCGGTGAAGGAACGCCCGATCCTCGACCTGTTCGCCGACCCCGGCCGCGCACAGGCGTTTTCAGCGCGGCTGGATGACTTGCTGTTCGATTTTTCAAAGACGAACATCGACGCCGAAACCCTTGACCTGCTTGTGCAACTGGCAGAAGGCGCCGGGGTTGCAAGCCACCGCGAGGCGATGTTCGCCGGCGCGAAGATCAACCAGACCGAAGGCCGCTCGGTCCTCCACACCGCGCTGCGCAACCTTGACGCGTCGGTCGTGGTCGACGGCCAGGACGTGATGCCCGAGGTTCGCACCACCCACGCAAGGATGCAGACCTTCGCCGCCGATGTCCGCGAGGGCAGGGTGGTCGGGCAGGGCGGGGCGATCAGCGATGTCGTCAACATCGGCATCGGCGGCTCCGATCTTGGGCCGGCGATGGCCGTTACTGCGCTGGCACCCTACGGCGACGGGCCGCGCTGCCATTTCGTCTCGAATGTCGATGGCGCGCATGTCCATGACGTGTTGCGCGGGCTGAATCCGGAAACCACGCTGGTCCTCGTCGCCTCCAAGACCTTCACCACCATCGAGACCATGACCAATGCGGCGACCGCCCGGTCCTGGATGGCGGGCCGGGTGGGCGACCCCGCGGCCCAGTTCGCCGCCGTCTCGACCGCCGCCGACAAGACCGCCGCCTTCGGCATCCCGCCCGAACGGGTGTTCGGCTTCGGCGACTGGGTCGGCGGGCGCTATTCGGTCTGGGGGCCGGTCGGGCTGTCGCTGATGATCGCAATCGGGCCGGATGCGTTCGACGACTTCCTGCGCGGCGGGGCCGAGATCGACGCGCATTTCCGCAGCGCGCCGTTCGGGCAGAACCTGCCGGTGCTGCTGGCGCTGGTCGGCCTCTGGCACAACCAGATCTGCGGCCATGCCACCCGCGCCGTGCTGCCCTACGACCAGCGCCTGTCGCGCCTGCCCGCCTATCTGCAACAGCTTGAGATGGAATCGAACGGCAAGCGCGTCGGCATGGATGGCCGCGATCTTGCGCGGCATTCCGGCCCGGTGGTCTGGGGCGAGCCGGGCACCAACGGCCAGCACGCCTTCTATCAGCTGATCCACCAGGGCACCCGCCCCGTGCCCTGCGAGTTCCTGCTGGCGCGCGAGGGGCACGAGCCCGATCTTGCACACCAGCACCGCCTGCTGATCGCCAACTGTCTTGCGCAATCCGAGGCGCTGCTGCGCGGCCGCTCTCTGGCCGAGGCCACCGAACTGATGGCGGCCAGGGGCCTGAACGGGGCCGAGTGCGACCGGCAGGCGCGGCACCGCGTGTTCCCCGGCAACCGGCCGTCGACCACGCTGCTCTATCCGAAACTGACGCCCGCCGTGCTGGGCCGGATCATCGCGCTCTACGAACACCGGGTGTTCGTCGAGGGCGTTATCCTCGGGCTGAACTCCTTCGACCAGTGGGGGGTGGAACTGGGCAAGGAACTGGCGGTCGCGCTGTTGCCGATCCTCGAAGGCCAGGCATCCGCGGCGGGCAAGGACGGCTCGACGCAGATGCTGCTCGACTACCTGACCGCTTCCGCCTGA
- the zwf gene encoding glucose-6-phosphate dehydrogenase, producing the protein MVSRVIPVDPFDLVIFGGTGDLAQRKILPGLYRRYRAGQMTDDCTIIGAARSELDSAAFRDQVRASIHQYVKADKHDDALIAAFLDRIQYVAIDATGEGGWATLKALLREGMVHVFYFSVAPSLFGDLAERLHAHGIAHGESRIVVEKPFGRDLASARALNGVLAQHFREDQIYRIDHYLGKETVQNLMAVRFANILFEPLWKSEYVDHVQITVAETVGVDGRGAYYDKSGAMRDMVQNHMMQLLCLIAMEPPYHFDPNAVRDEKLKVIRALDAVRPEDIVRGQYLAGGGQAGYIEHSENPSSRTESYIALKLSISNWRWKGTPFYLRTGKRLRARESEIVITFREPPHSIFDDAEGWRENVLVIRLQPNEGMNLKVMIKEPGPGGMRLVQVPLDMSFAEALGEDGADIPDAYERLIMDVVRGNQTLFMRGDEVEAAWAWTDPVIAGWESRGDRPHTYDPGTSGPEDALMLLHRDGRRWREIRE; encoded by the coding sequence ATGGTTTCGCGCGTCATCCCGGTCGATCCCTTCGATCTGGTCATCTTCGGGGGCACCGGCGATCTTGCGCAGCGCAAGATCCTTCCCGGCCTCTACCGCCGTTACCGGGCCGGCCAGATGACCGACGACTGCACCATCATCGGCGCCGCGCGCAGCGAGCTTGACAGTGCGGCGTTCCGCGATCAGGTGCGCGCCTCGATCCACCAATACGTCAAGGCCGACAAGCACGATGATGCGCTGATCGCGGCCTTCCTCGACCGCATCCAGTATGTCGCCATCGACGCCACGGGCGAGGGTGGCTGGGCCACGCTGAAGGCCCTGCTGCGCGAGGGCATGGTGCATGTGTTCTATTTCTCGGTGGCCCCCAGCCTGTTCGGCGATCTGGCGGAACGGCTGCACGCGCATGGCATCGCGCATGGCGAAAGCCGGATCGTGGTGGAAAAGCCGTTCGGGCGCGACCTGGCCTCGGCGCGGGCGCTGAACGGCGTGCTGGCCCAGCATTTCCGCGAGGATCAGATCTACCGGATCGACCATTACCTCGGCAAGGAAACCGTGCAGAACCTGATGGCGGTGCGCTTTGCCAACATCCTGTTCGAGCCGCTGTGGAAATCGGAATACGTCGATCACGTCCAGATCACCGTGGCCGAAACCGTGGGGGTGGACGGGCGCGGCGCCTATTATGACAAGTCGGGCGCAATGCGCGACATGGTGCAGAACCACATGATGCAGCTTCTGTGCCTGATCGCGATGGAGCCGCCCTATCACTTCGACCCCAACGCGGTTCGCGACGAAAAGCTGAAGGTGATCCGGGCGCTGGACGCGGTGCGCCCAGAGGACATCGTGCGCGGCCAGTATCTCGCCGGGGGCGGGCAGGCGGGGTATATCGAGCACAGCGAAAACCCCTCCAGCCGGACCGAAAGCTACATCGCGCTGAAGCTGTCGATCTCCAACTGGCGCTGGAAGGGCACGCCCTTCTACCTGCGCACCGGCAAGCGCCTGCGGGCGCGCGAATCGGAAATCGTCATCACCTTCCGCGAGCCGCCGCATTCGATCTTCGACGATGCCGAAGGCTGGCGCGAAAACGTGCTGGTGATCCGGCTGCAACCCAACGAGGGCATGAACCTGAAGGTCATGATCAAGGAACCGGGGCCGGGCGGAATGCGGCTGGTGCAGGTGCCGCTCGACATGTCCTTCGCCGAGGCGCTGGGCGAGGACGGGGCCGACATCCCCGACGCTTACGAGCGGCTGATCATGGATGTGGTGCGCGGCAACCAGACGCTGTTCATGCGCGGCGACGAGGTCGAGGCCGCCTGGGCCTGGACAGACCCCGTCATCGCCGGATGGGAATCCCGCGGCGACCGGCCGCACACCTACGACCCCGGAACCTCGGGGCCGGAAGATGCGTTGATGCTGCTGCACCGTGACGGGCGGCGCTGGCGCGAGATCCGCGAATGA
- a CDS encoding RidA family protein — MTQITRIGTGARMSDAVIYNGTVYLSGQVGTPDTSVTEQTRACLAEVERLLAEAGTDKTRILSAQIWLADIKTFGEMNAVWDAWVAPGHTPARATGEAKLAAPGYKVEVIVVAALA, encoded by the coding sequence ATGACCCAGATCACCCGCATCGGCACCGGCGCCCGCATGAGCGACGCCGTGATTTACAACGGCACCGTCTATCTGTCGGGCCAGGTCGGCACGCCCGACACCTCGGTCACCGAGCAGACCCGCGCCTGCCTGGCCGAGGTCGAGCGCCTGCTGGCGGAGGCGGGGACCGACAAGACCCGCATCCTGTCGGCGCAGATCTGGCTGGCGGACATCAAGACGTTCGGCGAGATGAACGCGGTCTGGGATGCCTGGGTCGCCCCCGGCCACACCCCGGCGCGTGCCACCGGCGAGGCGAAGCTGGCGGCGCCGGGCTACAAGGTCGAGGTGATCGTGGTGGCGGCGCTCGCCTGA
- a CDS encoding ChuX/HutX family heme-like substrate-binding protein, producing the protein MTPEEIRRARAKAHRPRARDFAVSHGIPEAALLAAHVGPLITRIDAAPDRLMPLVAALGQALALTRNESCVQERTGQYPDCRIGQDAGTVTGAEVSLRLFPAHWRHGFAVVEPNARGTKRSLQVFDAAGEAVHKVHLTPESDVAAFDALVAALRLPDQGDGFSAEASVAVMPGAAPDAARMLRDGWKDATAQDFDSLLAGLGLTRPAAYRLAGPGLARPLDPAAVTQVLSAVAADGITVQIASGNAGCLQIFEGRVANIVPTGPWINVLDPLFNLHLRTDHLAGVWLVDRPDRNGPSPAIEGFDAAGAAVVRISAAGPEWQALAGALPGLA; encoded by the coding sequence ATGACCCCTGAAGAGATCCGCCGTGCCCGTGCCAAGGCGCACCGCCCCCGCGCCCGTGATTTCGCGGTCAGCCACGGCATCCCCGAGGCCGCGCTGCTGGCGGCGCATGTCGGCCCGCTGATCACCCGGATCGACGCCGCCCCCGACCGGCTGATGCCGCTGGTGGCGGCACTGGGGCAGGCGCTGGCGCTGACGCGCAACGAGTCCTGCGTGCAGGAGCGTACCGGGCAGTATCCCGACTGCCGGATCGGGCAGGATGCCGGGACGGTGACGGGAGCCGAAGTCAGTCTGCGCCTGTTTCCGGCGCATTGGCGGCATGGATTTGCCGTGGTGGAACCGAATGCGCGCGGGACCAAGCGCAGCCTCCAGGTGTTCGACGCCGCGGGCGAGGCGGTCCACAAGGTGCATCTGACGCCGGAAAGCGACGTGGCGGCGTTCGACGCGCTGGTGGCGGCGCTGCGCCTGCCCGATCAGGGCGACGGGTTCAGCGCCGAAGCTTCGGTGGCCGTGATGCCCGGGGCCGCCCCCGATGCTGCCCGGATGCTGCGCGACGGCTGGAAGGACGCCACGGCGCAGGACTTCGACTCCCTGCTGGCCGGGCTGGGGCTGACGCGCCCTGCGGCCTACCGGCTTGCCGGGCCCGGACTGGCGCGGCCGCTGGACCCCGCGGCCGTGACGCAGGTGCTGAGTGCGGTGGCCGCCGACGGGATCACGGTGCAGATCGCCAGCGGCAATGCCGGCTGCCTCCAGATATTCGAGGGGCGGGTGGCCAACATCGTGCCGACCGGGCCCTGGATCAACGTGCTCGACCCGCTGTTCAACCTGCACCTGCGCACCGACCATCTGGCCGGGGTCTGGCTGGTGGACCGCCCCGACCGGAACGGCCCGTCGCCGGCCATCGAAGGCTTCGACGCGGCGGGCGCGGCGGTGGTGCGGATTTCGGCGGCGGGGCCGGAGTGGCAGGCGCTGGCCGGTGCCTTGCCGGGGCTGGCCTGA
- the pgl gene encoding 6-phosphogluconolactonase: protein MTFLEYPDRELMMLALADTIAGQLGDFLRRDGRASFCVPGGTTPGPIFDTLSGVDLDWGNVAVFLGDERWVPEDSPRSNTRMLRDRLLRGHARAAQLIPLRTDAATPEESLDALAQGLAPHLPISVLLLGMGEDMHTASLFPGADRLAEALAGNAPTLMAMRAEGAGEPRVTLTAPVLRDAMITHILITGPGKRAALERAQGLTPLDAPVKAVLANATVHWAE from the coding sequence ATGACCTTTCTCGAATATCCCGACCGCGAACTGATGATGCTGGCGCTGGCCGATACCATCGCGGGCCAGCTTGGCGATTTTCTGCGCCGCGACGGCCGGGCGAGTTTCTGCGTGCCGGGCGGCACCACGCCGGGGCCGATCTTCGACACCCTGTCGGGAGTCGATCTCGACTGGGGCAATGTCGCGGTGTTCCTTGGCGACGAACGCTGGGTGCCCGAGGACAGCCCGCGATCGAATACCCGGATGCTGCGCGACCGCCTGCTGCGCGGCCATGCCCGGGCGGCGCAGCTCATCCCGCTGCGGACCGATGCCGCCACGCCCGAGGAAAGCCTTGACGCGCTGGCGCAGGGTCTGGCGCCCCATCTTCCGATCTCGGTGCTGCTGCTGGGCATGGGGGAAGACATGCACACCGCGAGCCTCTTTCCCGGCGCCGACCGGCTGGCCGAGGCGCTGGCGGGCAATGCCCCGACCCTGATGGCGATGCGCGCCGAAGGCGCGGGCGAGCCCCGCGTCACCCTGACCGCCCCGGTGCTGCGCGATGCGATGATCACCCACATCCTGATCACCGGGCCCGGCAAACGCGCGGCACTGGAACGCGCTCAGGGGTTGACGCCGCTCGACGCTCCGGTGAAAGCGGTGCTGGCAAACGCAACGGTGCATTGGGCGGAGTGA
- a CDS encoding AAA family ATPase, with translation MQPQAPDTQSEVTAFLQSAAAWPGGAPVSHIETHGAHVFLSGTDAIKIKRAVRYDYMDLSTLARREAMLRRELALNRDAAPMIYRDVVAITRDKGGRLGIAGEGEAVEWALRMHRFPAECELTAIAERGGLTDAIVADLGRVIAAYHAQAPKRDLPGDRLIEDILAELARVFAGFGAEVGEGAIAAFLDAARGSLETLRPTLRARTGAGDVRRVHGDLHLRNIVLLDGQPVLFDALEFDETLGTCDVLYDLAFLVMDLWHRDLRAQANGVLSAWLLHAGGRQDAGLVTLPLFLAVRAAIRAMVTLQTDRATQAAGTGTPEARRYLAEAVAALAPARPCLIAIGGVSGTGKTVLARGVAPLAGACPGAVHLRSDTLRKAGDAAPQYDPGARAAVYAAMLARARTILSARQSVVLDATFLDPEQRAAARSLAQSLGLPFHGLWLAAPEATLLARVGARQGDASDADAPVVRAQLAGQPAAPDWTQIDASRTPEATAAAARAALAAVLPGAVVTTDALD, from the coding sequence ATGCAGCCCCAAGCCCCCGACACCCAGTCCGAGGTGACCGCCTTTCTGCAGTCGGCGGCCGCGTGGCCGGGCGGCGCGCCGGTCAGCCACATCGAAACCCATGGCGCGCATGTCTTTCTGAGTGGCACCGATGCGATCAAGATCAAGCGGGCGGTGCGCTATGATTACATGGACCTTTCCACGCTGGCCCGGCGCGAGGCGATGCTGCGGCGCGAACTGGCGCTGAACCGCGACGCGGCACCGATGATCTACCGCGACGTGGTGGCGATCACCCGCGACAAGGGCGGTCGGCTGGGCATTGCGGGCGAAGGCGAGGCGGTCGAATGGGCGTTGCGGATGCACCGCTTTCCGGCCGAGTGCGAGTTGACCGCGATTGCCGAACGGGGCGGGCTGACCGATGCCATCGTGGCCGACCTGGGCCGGGTGATCGCCGCCTATCATGCGCAGGCACCAAAGCGCGACCTACCGGGGGATCGGTTGATCGAGGACATTCTTGCCGAACTGGCGCGGGTGTTCGCCGGTTTCGGGGCGGAGGTGGGGGAAGGGGCGATTGCGGCCTTCCTCGACGCGGCGCGCGGGTCGCTGGAGACGCTGCGCCCGACGCTGCGCGCCCGCACCGGCGCCGGTGACGTGCGACGGGTGCATGGCGATCTGCACCTGCGCAACATCGTGCTGCTGGACGGCCAGCCCGTGCTGTTCGATGCGCTGGAGTTCGACGAAACGCTGGGCACCTGCGACGTGCTGTATGATCTGGCGTTTCTCGTGATGGACCTGTGGCACCGCGACCTGCGTGCGCAGGCCAACGGGGTGCTGTCGGCCTGGCTGCTGCACGCGGGGGGCAGGCAGGATGCGGGGCTTGTCACCCTGCCGCTGTTTCTGGCGGTGCGGGCGGCGATCCGGGCGATGGTGACGCTGCAGACCGACCGCGCCACCCAAGCCGCAGGCACCGGCACGCCCGAGGCCCGCCGCTATCTGGCCGAGGCTGTCGCCGCCCTGGCGCCTGCCCGGCCCTGCCTGATTGCCATCGGCGGGGTGTCGGGCACCGGCAAGACCGTGCTGGCACGCGGGGTCGCCCCGCTGGCCGGCGCCTGCCCCGGGGCTGTCCACCTGCGCAGCGATACCCTGCGCAAGGCCGGGGATGCAGCGCCGCAGTATGACCCCGGGGCCCGCGCGGCGGTCTATGCGGCGATGCTGGCGCGCGCCCGCACGATCCTGTCGGCGCGGCAGAGCGTGGTGCTGGATGCCACCTTCCTTGACCCCGAACAGCGCGCGGCGGCCCGCAGCCTTGCGCAGTCCCTCGGCCTGCCGTTTCATGGCCTGTGGCTGGCGGCACCCGAGGCCACGCTGCTGGCGCGGGTCGGGGCGCGCCAGGGCGATGCGTCCGACGCCGATGCCCCGGTGGTGCGCGCACAACTGGCAGGGCAACCCGCCGCGCCCGACTGGACGCAGATCGACGCCAGCCGCACCCCCGAGGCCACCGCCGCCGCCGCCCGGGCCGCGCTTGCCGCAGTCCTGCCCGGCGCGGTCGTCACCACCGACGCCCTGGACTGA
- a CDS encoding phasin family protein: MLDEAASRRTAIPAPDHALSLKFMAPIGEMNAEWLDGLTQIGCEITSFAADRIREDTAAGQALLHCRSPAQVWQIQAQYLLRALDQYAARTGKLVAMNRDMAARMHDRLKG, translated from the coding sequence ATGCTTGACGAGGCAGCTTCACGCCGGACCGCCATCCCGGCCCCCGACCATGCACTCTCGCTGAAGTTCATGGCGCCGATCGGAGAGATGAACGCCGAATGGCTTGACGGCCTGACGCAGATCGGCTGCGAAATCACCAGCTTTGCCGCCGACCGCATCCGCGAGGACACAGCGGCCGGGCAGGCCCTTCTGCATTGCCGATCGCCGGCACAGGTCTGGCAGATCCAGGCCCAATACCTGCTGCGCGCCCTTGATCAGTATGCGGCCAGAACCGGAAAACTGGTCGCGATGAATCGGGACATGGCGGCGAGGATGCACGACCGGCTGAAGGGCTGA